A genomic region of Arachis stenosperma cultivar V10309 chromosome 9, arast.V10309.gnm1.PFL2, whole genome shotgun sequence contains the following coding sequences:
- the LOC130950781 gene encoding sulfhydryl oxidase 2 isoform X1 — protein MSGMYSYLGLFLCLLSVCSAATSFSSRRVILREVNDNGGDHADYAVELNVTNFDAVLKDTPATYAIVEFFAHWCPACRNYKPYYEKVARLFNGPDAVHPGIILMTRVDCALKINTKLCDKFSVGHYPMLFWGPPTKFVGGGWEPKQEKSSIRVIDDGRTADRLLNWINKQLGSTYGLDDQKFENEHLPSNISDSEQVARAIYDVEEATSTAFDIILEHKMIKPGTRASLIKFLQLLTAHHPSRRCRKGTSELLVSFDDLYPADFETPNRLDDDKGSVKNIKICGKDVPRGYWMFCRGSKNETRGFSCGLWVLLHSLSVRIEDGESQFTFSATCDFVHDFFICEECRQHFYRMCSSVSSPFNKARDYALWLWSTHNKVNERLMKEEASLGTGDPKFPKTIWPPKQLCPSCYLGIDQKNNKIEWNQDEVFRFLTNYYRNTLTALYKDKSIVGNDEAEVAVEDLIVANNAIVVPLGAALAIAFASCAFGALACYWRSRQKSRKYFHRLYSLKTI, from the exons ATGTCTGGGATGTATTCGTATCTGGGTCTATTCCTGTGCTTGCTTTCTGTGTGCTCCGCCGCAACCTCGTTTTCTTCACGGCGTGTGATCCTTCGAGAGGTCAACGACAATGGTGGTGATCATGCTGATTACGCTGTTGAGCTGAATGTTACCAATTTCGATGCTGTTCTGAAGGATACCCCTGCTACTTACGCTATTGTTGAGTTCTTTGCCCATTG GTGCCCTGCTTGCAGGAATTATAAG CCTTACTATGAAAAGGTCGCAAGGTTATTTAATGGCCCTGATGCAGTGCATCCAGGAATAATACTAATGACACGGGTAGATTGTGCATTAAAG ATAAATACTAAACTATGTGATAAGTTTTCTGTTGGTCATTATCCCATGCTTTTTTGGGGGCCTCCTACTAAGTTTGTTGGTGGTGGTTGGGAACCTAAACAAGAGAAAAGCAGTATACGTGTGATTGATGATGGACGCACTGCTGATCGGTTGCTTAATTGGATCAACAAACAACTAGGCAG TACATACGGCCTGGATGATCAGAAGTTTGAAAATGAGCATCTTCCATCCAATATATCAGACTCTGAACAG GTTGCAAGAGCTATCTATGATGTGGAAGAGGCAACTTCTACAGCATTTGACATCATTCTAGAGCACAAG ATGATAAAACCAGGAACTCGGGCTTCattaataaaatttcttcaGCTTCTGACAGCACATCATCCTTCTAGGAG ATGCCGGAAGGGTACTTCAGAATTACTTGTGAGCTTTGATGACTTGTACCCAGCAGATTTTGAAACACCTAATAGGCTGGATGATGATAAGGGTTCCGTTAAGAACATAAAGATATGTGGAAAAGATGTGCCTCGTGGATACTGG ATGTTCTGCCGTGGCAGTAAGAATGAGACCAGAGGTTTTAG TTGCGGTTTATGGGTTCTTCTGCATTCACTCTCTGTAAGGATAGAGGATGGAGAAAGTCAGTTTACATTTAGTGCAACATGTGATTTTGTTCATGACTTCTTTATATGCGAGGAATGCCGACAACATTTTTACAGGATGTGTTCAAG TGTTTCTAGTCCTTTCAACAAAGCCCGCGACTATGCTCTCTGGTTGTGGAGCACCCATAATAAGGTCAACGAAAGGttgatgaaagaagaagctTCTCTTGGCACTGGTGACCCGAAATTCCCAAAGACAATTTGGCCTCCAAAGCAACTCTGTCCTTCCTGTTATCTAGGCATTGACCAGAAGAATAATAAAATCGAATGGAACCAGGATGAGGTCTTCAGGTTTTTGACTAATTATTACAGAAACACACTTACTGCTCTATACAAGGACAAGAGCATTGTTGGAAATGATGAGGCTGAGGTAGCCGTTGAAGATCTGATCGTCGCAAATAATGCAATCGTGGTGCCTCTGGGAGCTGCATTGGCAATAGCTTTTGCCAGCTGTGCTTTTGGCGCACTTGCTTGCTACTGGCGTTCACGGCAAAAGAGTCGGAAGTATTTCCACCGCCTATACTCTTTAAAGACAATATGA
- the LOC130950781 gene encoding sulfhydryl oxidase 2 isoform X2, with product MSGMYSYLGLFLCLLSVCSAATSFSSRRVILREVNDNGGDHADYAVELNVTNFDAVLKDTPATYAIVEFFAHWCPACRNYKPYYEKVARLFNGPDAVHPGIILMTRVDCALKINTKLCDKFSVGHYPMLFWGPPTKFVGGGWEPKQEKSSIRVIDDGRTADRLLNWINKQLGSTYGLDDQKFENEHLPSNISDSEQVARAIYDVEEATSTAFDIILEHKMIKPGTRASLIKFLQLLTAHHPSRRCRKGTSELLVSFDDLYPADFETPNRLDDDKGSVKNIKICGKDVPRGYWMFCRGSKNETRGFSCGLWVLLHSLSVRIEDGESQFTFSATCDFVHDFFICEECRQHFYRMCSSVSSPFNKARDYALWLWSTHNKVNERLMKEEASLGTGDPKFPKTIWPPKQLCPSCYLGIDQKNNKIEWNQDEVFRFLTNYYRNTLTALYKDKSIVGNDEAEVAVEDLIVANNAIVVPLGAALAIAFASCAFGALACYWRSRQKSRKPRRTWK from the exons ATGTCTGGGATGTATTCGTATCTGGGTCTATTCCTGTGCTTGCTTTCTGTGTGCTCCGCCGCAACCTCGTTTTCTTCACGGCGTGTGATCCTTCGAGAGGTCAACGACAATGGTGGTGATCATGCTGATTACGCTGTTGAGCTGAATGTTACCAATTTCGATGCTGTTCTGAAGGATACCCCTGCTACTTACGCTATTGTTGAGTTCTTTGCCCATTG GTGCCCTGCTTGCAGGAATTATAAG CCTTACTATGAAAAGGTCGCAAGGTTATTTAATGGCCCTGATGCAGTGCATCCAGGAATAATACTAATGACACGGGTAGATTGTGCATTAAAG ATAAATACTAAACTATGTGATAAGTTTTCTGTTGGTCATTATCCCATGCTTTTTTGGGGGCCTCCTACTAAGTTTGTTGGTGGTGGTTGGGAACCTAAACAAGAGAAAAGCAGTATACGTGTGATTGATGATGGACGCACTGCTGATCGGTTGCTTAATTGGATCAACAAACAACTAGGCAG TACATACGGCCTGGATGATCAGAAGTTTGAAAATGAGCATCTTCCATCCAATATATCAGACTCTGAACAG GTTGCAAGAGCTATCTATGATGTGGAAGAGGCAACTTCTACAGCATTTGACATCATTCTAGAGCACAAG ATGATAAAACCAGGAACTCGGGCTTCattaataaaatttcttcaGCTTCTGACAGCACATCATCCTTCTAGGAG ATGCCGGAAGGGTACTTCAGAATTACTTGTGAGCTTTGATGACTTGTACCCAGCAGATTTTGAAACACCTAATAGGCTGGATGATGATAAGGGTTCCGTTAAGAACATAAAGATATGTGGAAAAGATGTGCCTCGTGGATACTGG ATGTTCTGCCGTGGCAGTAAGAATGAGACCAGAGGTTTTAG TTGCGGTTTATGGGTTCTTCTGCATTCACTCTCTGTAAGGATAGAGGATGGAGAAAGTCAGTTTACATTTAGTGCAACATGTGATTTTGTTCATGACTTCTTTATATGCGAGGAATGCCGACAACATTTTTACAGGATGTGTTCAAG TGTTTCTAGTCCTTTCAACAAAGCCCGCGACTATGCTCTCTGGTTGTGGAGCACCCATAATAAGGTCAACGAAAGGttgatgaaagaagaagctTCTCTTGGCACTGGTGACCCGAAATTCCCAAAGACAATTTGGCCTCCAAAGCAACTCTGTCCTTCCTGTTATCTAGGCATTGACCAGAAGAATAATAAAATCGAATGGAACCAGGATGAGGTCTTCAGGTTTTTGACTAATTATTACAGAAACACACTTACTGCTCTATACAAGGACAAGAGCATTGTTGGAAATGATGAGGCTGAGGTAGCCGTTGAAGATCTGATCGTCGCAAATAATGCAATCGTGGTGCCTCTGGGAGCTGCATTGGCAATAGCTTTTGCCAGCTGTGCTTTTGGCGCACTTGCTTGCTACTGGCGTTCACGGCAAAAGAGTCGGAA GCCAAGGAGAACATGGAAATAG
- the LOC130951025 gene encoding putative fasciclin-like arabinogalactan protein 20 codes for MASSLSFLLIFSLSVISLSTALPTEAISDAADILADSSFVSMALTLQVVAESLLEQSPSVTIFAPTDSAFKKSGQPSFDLLRFHLAPLPLPPQSLRLLPAGAKIPTMLPGQSLVVTTSPSDRITSLNNVRITGSPIYDDGVLLIYGVDRFFDPNFQDNSGSNQKPNSNASCIARNLTANNSSDSFFPAIETLKSGGYTAMASFLAMQLVGLSEQNPVTILAPPDEMVMNRIGEFEEYPSFFLRHAVPCRLLWNDLVNFKGDTELPTFVEGFGINITRSNGVLNLNGVTVFFPDMFFNDKVVVHGVSDVVALQDSSKTSNNKAVESSLFHYDGFNSTDNEIMFDPGEF; via the coding sequence ATGGCTTCCTCACTCTCCTTCCTCCTAATCTTCAGTCTCTCCGTCATCTCTCTCTCCACCGCCCTTCCAACCGAAGCTATCTCCGATGCCGCCGACATCCTCGCCGACTCAAGCTTCGTCTCCATGGCCCTCACCCTCCAGGTTGTGGCGGAATCCCTCTTGGAGCAGTCCCCTTCCGTCACCATCTTCGCCCCCACCGACTCCGCCTTCAAGAAGTCCGGTCAGCCCTCTTTCGACCTCCTCCGCTTCCACCTTGCTCCTCTTCCCTTACCGCCGCAGAGCCTCCGCCTCCTCCCAGCCGGCGCCAAGATCCCCACCATGCTCCCCGGCCAGTCCCTCGTCGTCACCACCTCTCCCTCCGACCGCATTACCTCCCTCAACAACGTCCGAATCACCGGATCTCCGATCTACGACGACGGCGTCCTCCTCATCTACGGCGTAGATCGCTTCTTCGATCCAAATTTCCAGGACAACAGCGGATCCAACCAGAAACCTAATTCCAATGCCTCTTGCATAGCAAGGAACCTAACCGCGAATAATTCCTCTGACTCCTTCTTCCCAGCCATCGAAACCTTGAAATCCGGAGGGTACACCGCCATGGCGTCGTTCCTGGCGATGCAGCTTGTCGGCTTATCGGAGCAGAACCCGGTAACGATATTGGCTCCGCCGGACGAGATGGTGATGAATCGAATCGGAGAGTTCGAGGAGTATCCATCATTCTTTCTCCGGCACGCCGTGCCGTGCAGGCTTCTTTGGAACGATCTGGTGAATTTCAAGGGTGATACGGAGCTTCCTACATTCGTGGAAGGGTTCGGGATCAACATCACGAGATCCAATGGCGTATTGAATCTGAACGGAGTGACGGTTTTCTTCCCTGACATGTTCTTCAACGATAAGGTGGTTGTTCACGGCGTCAGTGACGTTGTGGCTTTGCAGGACAGCAGCAAGACGAGTAACAACAAAGCTGTGGAGTCTTCTCTTTTTCACTATGATGGATTCAACAGCACCGATAACGAAATTATGTTTGATCCCGGTGAATTCTGA
- the LOC130948021 gene encoding uncharacterized protein LOC130948021, whose protein sequence is MGDHFVLLVDRLLTESTLEAALESQNRWMQAASSAVNDAQVDLSLMKTGLGDIKSPRKLVECRICHDEDEDSNMESPCFCCGSLKYAHRRCIQRWCNEKGDTTCEICHQQFKPGYTAPPPLFQFGRIPMSFRGNWEISRRDLNSTHLVSMVSTDQNLTNSNYDQYSASPTGSLICCCSVAVIFMVLLILRHTLPLLISENKDYSFPLFMLLLFRIAGIVLPIYFMVRAVTLIQRHRRQHRDHPNGLVTLSDDENEHTVLQPQPHVIRVL, encoded by the exons ATGGGGGATCACTTTGTGTTACTGGTTGATCGGTTGCTTACTGAATCCACATTGGAAGCTGCTCTTGAAAGCCAAAATCGTTGGATGCAAGCTGCATCCTCAGCCGTGAATGATGCACAGGTTGATCTCTCTTTGATGAAGACGGGTCTAGGTGATATAAAATCTCCCAGGAAACTTGTAGAATGCAGGATATGTcatgatgaagatgaagattcTAATATGGAGTCACCCTGCTTCTGTTGTGGTAGTTTGAAG TATGCCCACCGGAGATGCATACAACGATGGTGTAATGAGAAGGGTGACACCACCTGTGAGATATGTCATCAG CAATTCAAGCCTGGTTATACAGCTCCTCCTCCACTGTTTCAATTTGGACGTATTCCAATGAGTTTCAG GGGAAATTGGGAGATTTCAAGAAGAGACTTAAATAGTACTCACTTGGTCAGCATGGTTTCTACCGATCAGAATCTTACCAATTCCAACTATGACCAGTATTCAGCTTCCCCTACTGGAAGTTTGATATGCTGCTGTTCGGTCGCTGTCATT TTCATGGTTCTACTAATTTTAAGACACACTCTTCCCCTCCTAATCAGTGAGAATAAGGATTATTCTTTCCCCCTCTTTATG CTGCTATTGTTTCGGATTGCTGGAATCGTCCTGCCAATATACTTCATGGTCAGAGCAGTGACATTGATCCAGAGACATCGGCGACAACATCGA GATCATCCCAATGGCTTGGTCACACTATCTGATGATGAAAATGAGCACACGGTTTTGCAGCCTCAGCCTCATGTTATACGTGTACTGTGA
- the LOC130951834 gene encoding uncharacterized protein LOC130951834 yields the protein MKFLECPSLDRLNDFFGDLNLGERTIRGCLEAYTCKHAGTDKKLSISLENEMLELIEKSSSPDSPPPDDMLLTRSSRRTLIYLILTLYHMYPDYDFSAVKAHQFFTEESWDNFKLIFDTYMIEASKEWDETVGDVSLLDTLYMALDEVVKLGDCEIYGYVPDSEADPLVEKGAIWSFNFLFYNRKLKRVVTFRFSCFSNLVADGFLMDGVLNEGDDEIFADMDI from the exons ATGAAGTTCCTCGAGTGTCCTTCCTTGGATCG GCTTAACGATTTCTTTGGTGATTTGAATTTGGGAGAACGTACTATCAGAGGATGCCTTGAAGCTTATACTT GCAAACATGCTGGAACAGATAAAAAACTCTCTATCAGTTTGGAGAATGAG ATGCTTGAACTTATTGAGAAATCATCTAGCCCTGATTCTCCCCCGCCGGACGACATGTTATTAACCAGATCCAG CCGAAGGACATTGATTTACCTTATTCTTACCTTGTATCACATGTATCCGGACTATGACTTCAG TGCAGTCAAAGCTCACCAGTTTTTCACAGAGGAATCATGGGACAATTTTAAGCTTATCTTTGACACCTACATGATTGAAGCCTCAAAG GAATGGGATGAAACTGTTGGGGATGTTTCTCTCCTGGACACATTGTACATGGCTCTTGATGAG GTTGTGAAGTTAGGGGATTGCGAAATTTATGGTTATGTTCCCGACTCTGAAGCTGATCCGTTAGTGGAAAAAGGAGCAAT ATGGTCCTTTAATTTCCTCTTTTACAATAGAAAGCTAAAACGCGTTGTGACTTTCCGTTTCAGTTGTTTTAG TAACTTGGTTGCTGATGGATTTCTTATGGATGGAGTACTCAACGAGGGTGATGATGAAATATTTGCTGACATGGATATATGA